The following are from one region of the Rattus rattus isolate New Zealand chromosome 13, Rrattus_CSIRO_v1, whole genome shotgun sequence genome:
- the Znf14 gene encoding zinc finger protein 14 has protein sequence METPIVGLSRPDQGLVSFEDLVVHFTQDEWDLLEASQKSLYGDVMLETFRNLTAVGYEWEDEAIEDHCEEPEINLRDIVSHSEYTHEYEHEEYEEKPPDSNFLTSVEGCVETKTSSGPSVCEVCLKTFGLYHLTYNGHHNYDYKELRGSQTEENDCEGNSCDKTSGSLQKEDKIHTGKKLYVCQECGKAFRYPSALQLHERIHTGEKPYECKDCGKAFRGLSALHLHERIHTGEKPYECKQCGRAFTYLSALQLHERIHTEERPCECKQCGKTFRYSRALKLHERIHTGEKPYECKQCGKFFRSHRTLKLHKRIHTGEKPYACKECGKAFRWLTSLKLHEKIHTGEKPYECQECGKAFRCQASYHRHKITHGGETLYECKECGKSFIYPSLLQVHERTHTGEKPFECKLCGKAFRCQSSLRLHERTHTGEKPYECKHCGKAFSSYNYLRFHERSHTGEKPYECKECGKTFTHRSYLRSHERRHTGEKPYQCVQCGRSFSRHSSFKRHQSVHGESPYEQYLIPLSPFSSKE, from the exons ATGGAGACCCCCATTGTTGGACTATCCCGGCCTGATCAG GGTTTGGTGAGCTTTGAGGATCTGGTGGTGCACTTCACCCAGGATGAGTGGGATTTGCTGGAAGCTTCTCAGAAGAGTCTCTATGgagatgtgatgctggagaccttCAGGAACCTCACTGCCGTAG GTTATGAATGGGAAGACGAGGCAATTGAAGACCATTGTGAAGAGCCTGAGATAAATCTAAG GGACATCGTCTCTCACTCTGAGTACACACACGAGTATGAACACGAGGAATATGAAGAGAAGCCACCTGATTCTAATTTTCTCACAAGTGTTGAAGGATGCGTGGAAACGAAGACTTCTAGTGGACCttctgtgtgtgaggtgtgtttaAAGACCTTTGGACTGTATCACCTAACCTACAACGGACATCACAACTATGACTACAAGGAACTCAGAGGAAGCCAGACTGAGGAAAATGATTGTGAAGGTAATTCGTGTGATAAAACTTCCGGTTCCCttcaaaaagaagacaaaattcaTACTGGGAAAAAGCTCtatgtgtgtcaggagtgtggCAAAGCGTTTAGGTATCCCAGCGCCCTCCAGTTACATGAGAGAATCCACACTGGAGAAAAGCCCTATGAgtgtaaagactgtgggaaagccttcagggGTCTCAGCGCCCTCCACTTACACGAAAGaatccacactggagagaagccctacgAGTGCAAGCAGTGTGGGAGAGCCTTCACGTACCTTAGTGCCCTTCAGCTGCATGAAAGGATTCACACTGAGGAAAGACCCTGCGAGTGTAAGCAGTGTGGTAAAACCTTTAGATATAGCAGGGCCCTCAAATTACATGAGAGAATCCATACCGGAGAAAAGCCCTATGAGTGTAAACAGTGCGGGAAATTTTTCAGAAGTCACAGGACCCTTAAGTTACATAAAAggattcacactggagagaaaccctacgcGTGTAAGGAATGCGGGAAGGCCTTCAGATGGCTTACTTCTCTGAAGTTACACGAAAagattcacactggagagaagccgtATGAATGCCAAGAGTGTGGGAAGGCGTTCAGGTGTCAGGCTTCCTATCACAGACATAAGATAACTCATGGGGGAGAAACATTGTATGAATGTAAGGAGTGTGGTAAGTCCTTCATCTATCCCTCTTTACTTCAAGTGCACGAGAGAACTCACACTGGTGAGAAACCCTTCGAGTGTAAGCTCTGTGGTAAAGCCTTTAGGTGTCAGTCCTCGCTTCGACTGCACGAGAGAACACACACGGGAGAAAAGCCCTATGAGTGTAAGCACTGTGGCAAAGCCTTTTCAAGTTATAATTACCTTCGATTTCACGAACGAagccacactggagagaaaccctacgaATGTAAGGAGTGTGGTAAAACCTTCACACATCGCTCTTACCTTCGATCACACGAAAGAAGACATACTGGGGAGAAACCGTACCAGTGCGTTCAGTGTGGCCGATCCTTCAGCCGGCATAGTTCCTTTAAGAGACACCAGTCTGTTCATGGAGAAAGCCCGTATGAACAGTATCTAATTCCATTATCCCCATTTTCTTCAAAGGAGTGA